A genomic region of Microlunatus sagamiharensis contains the following coding sequences:
- a CDS encoding phosphotransferase, with amino-acid sequence MHVGQLHVDEALVSALVADQLPAYADRPVRLLAQTGTVNAIARIGDDLAARFPLQPGEPALVRAGLEREADAARRLVGRLRVPVPAPVALGEPGRGYPLAWSTQTWLPGRDATTTDPGASDAFARDLADLVADLRAVPTRGRTFVVERRTNRGGTIADHDAWVRTCLTRSEGLLDVPALRRLWGRLRDLPRGDEPDLTTHGDLIGGNVLVTGSGTGARLGGLLDVGGTGPADPALDLVGAWHLLEDGPREVFRAALGVGEAPWRRGVAWAFEQAIGLVWYYRTTNPVMSQQGRRTLERVLRAYGDSG; translated from the coding sequence ATGCACGTGGGGCAGCTCCACGTCGACGAGGCGCTCGTCTCCGCGCTGGTCGCTGACCAGCTGCCCGCGTACGCCGACCGGCCGGTCCGGCTGCTGGCCCAGACGGGCACGGTCAACGCGATCGCGCGGATCGGCGACGACCTGGCCGCACGGTTCCCGCTGCAGCCGGGGGAGCCCGCGCTCGTGCGGGCCGGGCTCGAGCGGGAGGCCGACGCCGCGCGCCGGCTGGTCGGGCGCTTGCGGGTGCCGGTCCCCGCACCGGTCGCGCTCGGCGAGCCCGGGCGCGGCTACCCGCTGGCGTGGTCGACCCAGACCTGGCTCCCGGGCCGCGACGCGACCACGACCGACCCGGGCGCCTCGGACGCCTTCGCCCGTGACCTGGCCGACCTGGTGGCCGACCTGCGGGCGGTGCCGACGCGGGGGAGGACCTTCGTCGTGGAGCGCCGCACCAACCGCGGCGGCACGATCGCCGACCACGACGCCTGGGTGCGGACCTGCCTGACCCGCAGCGAGGGACTGCTGGACGTGCCCGCGCTGAGGAGGCTCTGGGGCCGGCTCCGCGACCTCCCGCGCGGCGACGAGCCGGACCTGACGACCCACGGCGACCTGATCGGCGGGAACGTGCTCGTCACGGGCAGCGGTACGGGCGCGCGGCTGGGTGGGCTGCTCGACGTGGGCGGGACCGGGCCGGCCGACCCGGCGCTCGACCTCGTCGGCGCCTGGCACCTGCTCGAGGACGGCCCCCGCGAGGTCTTCCGGGCCGCGCTGGGCGTGGGGGAGGCGCCGTGGCGCCGCGGGGTGGCCTGGGCGTTCGAGCAGGCGATCGGGCTGGTCTGGTACTACCGCACGACCAACCCGGTGATGAGCCAGCAGGGCCGGCGGACGCTGGAGCGGGTGCTGCGGGCGTACGGGGACTCTGGCTGA
- a CDS encoding CTP synthase, with translation MGPRAKFTKHLFVTGGVASSLGKGLTASSLGSLLVARGLSVSMQKLDPYLNVDPGTMNPFQHGEVFVTEDGAETDLDVGHYERFLDRNLSAEANITTGKVYSSVIAKERRGDYLGDTVQVIPHITNEIKDSMLAMGGQDSEGKHIDVVIHEIGGTVGDIESLPFLEAARQVRHDVGRENVFFLHVSLVPYIGPSGELKTKPTQHSVAALRQVGIQPDAVVCRSDREIPESVKRKISLMCDVDEQAVVACADAPSIYDIPKVLHAEGLDAYVVRRLDLRFRDVDWTRWNDLLQRVHHPEEEVVVALVGKYVDLPDAYLSVVEALRAGGFANRAKVGIRWVPSDACSTPEGAARHLSDVDGVVIPGGFGIRGTEGKIGAITYAREHQIPTLGLCLGLQCMVIEVARNLAGLGGADSSEFEPETPYPVVATMAEQVAIVSGEGDLGATMRLGSYPAELQPGSIVAKQYGQTSVTERHRHRYEVNNTYREQLEEAGLVISGTSPEGTLVEFVELPADVHPYFVATQAHPELKSRPTKPHPLFAGLVEAALDRRLSTRLPVEQRR, from the coding sequence GTGGGGCCACGCGCGAAGTTCACCAAGCACCTGTTCGTCACCGGCGGGGTCGCATCCTCGCTCGGCAAGGGCCTGACGGCCTCGAGCCTGGGGAGCCTGCTGGTCGCCCGCGGGCTCAGCGTGTCGATGCAGAAGCTCGACCCCTACCTGAACGTCGACCCCGGGACGATGAACCCGTTCCAGCACGGCGAGGTCTTCGTGACCGAGGACGGCGCCGAGACCGACCTCGACGTCGGGCACTACGAGCGCTTCCTGGACCGCAACCTGTCGGCCGAGGCCAACATCACGACCGGCAAGGTCTACTCCAGCGTCATCGCCAAGGAGCGCCGCGGCGACTACCTCGGCGACACCGTCCAGGTGATCCCGCACATCACCAACGAGATCAAGGACTCGATGCTCGCCATGGGCGGGCAGGACTCCGAGGGCAAGCACATCGACGTGGTCATCCACGAGATCGGTGGCACGGTCGGCGACATCGAGTCGCTGCCCTTCCTCGAGGCCGCGCGCCAGGTCCGCCACGACGTCGGCCGCGAGAACGTCTTCTTCCTGCACGTCTCGCTGGTGCCCTACATCGGCCCGAGCGGCGAGCTGAAGACCAAGCCGACCCAGCACTCGGTCGCGGCGCTCCGCCAGGTCGGCATCCAGCCCGACGCCGTCGTGTGCCGCTCCGACCGCGAGATCCCGGAGTCGGTCAAGCGCAAGATCTCGCTCATGTGCGACGTCGACGAGCAGGCCGTCGTGGCCTGCGCCGACGCGCCGAGCATCTACGACATCCCCAAGGTCCTGCACGCCGAGGGCCTCGACGCGTACGTGGTCCGTCGCCTCGACCTGCGCTTCCGCGACGTCGACTGGACGCGCTGGAACGACCTGCTGCAGCGCGTCCACCACCCCGAGGAGGAGGTCGTCGTCGCCCTGGTCGGCAAGTACGTCGACCTGCCCGACGCCTACCTCTCCGTCGTCGAGGCGCTGCGCGCGGGCGGCTTCGCCAACCGCGCCAAGGTCGGCATCCGCTGGGTGCCCTCCGACGCCTGCTCGACGCCGGAGGGCGCGGCGCGCCACCTGTCCGACGTCGACGGCGTGGTGATCCCCGGGGGCTTCGGCATCCGCGGCACCGAGGGCAAGATCGGCGCGATCACGTACGCCCGCGAGCACCAGATCCCGACGCTCGGGCTGTGCCTCGGCCTGCAGTGCATGGTCATCGAGGTCGCCCGCAACCTCGCCGGCCTCGGCGGCGCGGACAGCAGCGAGTTCGAGCCGGAGACGCCGTACCCCGTCGTCGCCACGATGGCCGAGCAGGTCGCGATCGTCTCCGGCGAGGGCGACCTCGGCGCGACGATGCGCCTCGGCTCCTACCCGGCGGAGCTGCAGCCCGGCTCGATCGTGGCCAAGCAGTACGGCCAGACGTCGGTCACCGAGCGCCACCGGCACCGCTACGAGGTGAACAACACCTACCGCGAGCAGCTCGAGGAGGCCGGGCTCGTGATCAGCGGGACCTCCCCGGAGGGCACCCTGGTGGAGTTCGTCGAGCTGCCCGCCGACGTGCACCCCTACTTCGTCGCCACGCAGGCGCACCCGGAGCTCAAGTCGCGGCCGACCAAGCCGCACCCGCTGTTCGCCGGGCTGGTCGAGGCGGCGCTGGACCGTCGGCTCTCGACGCGGCTCCCGGTCGAGCAGCGTCGGTGA
- a CDS encoding NUDIX domain-containing protein — protein sequence MADVPLAWPVTSTRVLAEGHVATFAEDEVRTPDGGTMHREYLRHPGAVGIIALDDAARAVLVRQYRHPVRHRLTEPPAGLLDHAGEDPLVAAQRELAEEVGLAAGRWDVLVDLFSTPGIISEGIRVFLARDLSPAARPDGFTAEGEEADMDTVWASLDDLLAAVLDGRLHNPTLVTGVLAAGVARRDGYASLRPGDAPWPARASLAEAGLLPG from the coding sequence CTGGCGGACGTCCCGCTCGCCTGGCCGGTGACGTCCACCCGGGTCCTCGCCGAGGGCCACGTCGCGACGTTCGCCGAGGACGAGGTGCGGACGCCGGACGGCGGGACCATGCACCGCGAGTACTTGCGCCACCCCGGGGCCGTGGGGATCATCGCCCTCGACGACGCCGCGCGCGCCGTGCTGGTCCGCCAGTACCGCCACCCGGTCCGCCACCGGCTGACCGAGCCACCCGCCGGCCTGCTCGACCACGCGGGCGAGGACCCGCTCGTCGCCGCCCAGCGTGAGCTGGCCGAGGAGGTCGGCCTGGCGGCCGGTCGCTGGGACGTGCTCGTCGACCTCTTCAGCACCCCCGGGATCATCAGCGAGGGCATCCGCGTCTTCCTCGCCCGCGACCTGTCCCCGGCCGCCCGGCCCGACGGCTTCACCGCCGAGGGCGAGGAGGCCGACATGGACACGGTCTGGGCGTCGCTGGACGACCTGCTCGCCGCCGTGCTCGACGGCCGGCTGCACAACCCCACGCTGGTGACCGGCGTCCTGGCCGCGGGCGTCGCCCGGCGCGACGGCTACGCCTCGCTACGGCCCGGGGACGCGCCCTGGCCCGCTCGTGCCTCGCTCGCCGAGGCCGGACTGCTGCCGGGCTGA